In Candidatus Neomarinimicrobiota bacterium, the genomic stretch ACATGCCTTCATTTTCGATTGCAAATTCTCCAGTCCATCGATCAGAATAATTCCAGAAATAAACACCGCCCAGTATAATGGCGCCTTGAAGACCAATTGCAAAGTAATGGGCCTTCGGATCGGGATTATATTTAATTTGGTGATTCGTTTGAGAAGGTAATTCTGAAACCAATTGGGCCTGTAAAAATACAGCCCAAAAAATAACTGAAAGTAATATTATTTTCTTTAAATCCATTTAAAACCTGAATAGAATTTATCATATTTAACGCAATAAATAAATTATTAGCTGATTCTCATTCTTCCATTAATCGCGTGACTAATTGGGGAACACCTTCCCCTGCCTTCTCTTGAATTATATTAAAATCATGGATATTTGCACCTTCCAGCCCTTTTGGGTCAATATAGTATTTTTCCGCGAACGACGGTGCATAGTTCACCAACCCAGCCGCAGGATATACCGCCAGAGAGGTCCCGATGACAATTACAATATTCGTCATTTCTACAATGGGGACCGCTTTATCAATCATGGGGACGGGTTCTCCAAACCACACAATAAAAGGTCGCAACTGTGATCCCTTTTCGCAAGTATCTCCCATTTTCATTTTCCAATGGTCCAAATCATAAACCAAGTTTGGATCAACAGAACTTCTAGCCTTATTCACTTCGCCATGCAAATGCATTACATGGGTTGAGCCGGCTCTTTCATGGAGATTGTCAATATTTTGGGTAATAATATTTACACTGTATTTTTGCTCAAGTATTGCCAATGCTAAATGCGCTTTATTTGGTTTACACTCAAGAACTTGTTTTCTTCGATCATTGTAAAAATTGAGGACTAGTTCTGGATCCCGGACCCAAGCTTCTGGCGTAGCCACATCATATACATTATGGTTCTCCCATAACCCATCGCTATCACGGAATGTTTTGAGTCCGCTTTCAGCGCTCATCCCGGCTCCAGTTAATACAACAATCTTTTTCATCTTATGAAAATAAAAAGCCCCCCACAAATTGTGGAGGGCTTTTTATTTTATTCGCTATTATAAACTTGGCTTAAAATGCCCAGCCTATATCTATACCAACCGTTGGTACTCCACCAGCATCACCAAACATTATGTAATAGCCGTTTAGTCCGAAAACTAAACCACCCGTATCTTTTTGGTATCGATATCCGAATGAAGTATAAAATGCGGTAAGACCCTCAGATAGATTCAGGCCTAACAACTCAACATCTGCTTCAACCTTTATCAAATCTATGCCTCCCCCAATCACGAGATTATGGTTGCCACCCATAAAGTAATTAACCCCAATTGGAATGGCTGTTACCTTATACTCTTCAACCAAACTAAGTTCGTCAGCACCCTCTACTGTAAGGCCACCATATCCAACTCTCACAGACAACTTTTCACTAATCATTCGTTCATAGTTCATGGACCCAAGTAATCCGGGTCCCAGAAGTTCTCCGTACACAGCATTCTGACTATATCCTATAGATACGAAGGTTACAAATTGAAAGGTTAAACCGGCGTTATTATTTACCAAAATTTTAATTATATTTGATGCAGAGAATGAGAAAATAATTATGGCTTGGATCAAAACAATTAATGAAGAAAACGCAGATGGCTCCCTAAAAGATCAATATGCAGAATTGATAGAACCTTGGGGTGGTGTGGATAATATCCTCAAAATTCACAGCCTAAACCCCGAATCGTTGGCAGCCCATGTGCAACTTTACAAAACAGTAATGTACGGCAAATCACCCCTTCGCAGAACAGATCGTGAAATGATCGCCGTGGTAGTTTCCACCATCAACCAGTGCCATTACTGAATTGCCCATCATGGGGAAGGTCTCCTCAAACTCACAAAAAATGAAACACTGGTGAATCAACTAAAGTCCGACTATAACCTGGCGGATATTTCACAGGCTCAAAAAGCCATGTTGGATTATGCAGCAAAACTTACTGAACGTCCTGGGGATATGATAGCCAGTGATATAGATCGACTCCGTGAGGCCGGATTTAAAGATAGAGCCATTTTAGATATCAACCAAATCGTTGCCTATTTTGCTTATGTAAACCGTGTGGCTGACGGTCTCGGCGTAAATCTAGAAGATTTCTGGGGAAAAAAATAAACTATGCCTGATCAGCCAAAACTCAACCGCGTCCTGTCTCTCATGGATGCCACCATGATTAATGCCGGTGGCATTATCGGTTCCGGTATTTTTATGGTGCCGGCGACGGTGGCCCTTTATACAGCTTCCTCTTCTCTTTTCTTTATGGTCTGGATTTTGGGTGGAATAGTGAGCCTATTCGGAGCCTTGTCGGTGGCAGAACTGGCGGCCGCCATGCCCAAAGCTGGCGGTCAATATGTCTATTTAAGTAAAGCGTATGGCCCAGTTTGGGGGTACCTCTATGGCTGGACGGCCGCGGCTGTGATTAATACAGCATCTATGGCAGCGGTGGGTGTTGCGGGAGCAGAATACCTTCGATTCTTTTTCCCTTTAACTAATCTAGAAGTAAAAGGCATTGCCATTATAACTATCGTTCTTCTCACAATTATGAATATAATTGATGTGAAGTCTAGCGCAAGATTTCAAAACACATTAACGATCGGAAAAGTAAGCGCAATCATTGGCATTATCGTATTGGGCTTTACATTGGATGGGGGATCCGCCCAAAATTTTTCACCTCTATTTTCTGATAAGTCTGCTTTTTCTTTGATTGGTCCATTAGGATTGGCAATGGTCGCCGTTCTTTGGACTTTTGATGGATGGATATTTGTTACCTATGTGGCAGGGGAAGTGAAAGAACCGCAACGAAACATCCCTCTTTCCCTTATTTTCTGTATGGTTATTGTGGTATCCGTATATCTGGCAATCAACGCTGTTTTGGTTTATGTCCTTGGATTTGATCAAATGATCGTTTCGGGCTCAGTCGTTTCTGATGCAGCATCCGTTTTTCTCGGAGGCAATGGTGCCACAATCGTTACACTAATCATTGTGATTTCTCTTTTTGGGGGCAACAATGTAAATGTCTTAACAAGTGCCAGAATTATTTATGCCATGGCAAAGGATAATCGCTTTTTTAAATCGACCGGTCAAATTCACCCAAAATTTAAAACGCCATCCAATGCATTAATC encodes the following:
- a CDS encoding peroxidase, which encodes MAWIKTINEENADGSLKDQYAELIEPWGGVDNILKIHSLNPESLAAHVQLYKTVMYGKSPLRRTDREMIAVVVSTINQCHY
- a CDS encoding NAD-dependent deacylase → MKKIVVLTGAGMSAESGLKTFRDSDGLWENHNVYDVATPEAWVRDPELVLNFYNDRRKQVLECKPNKAHLALAILEQKYSVNIITQNIDNLHERAGSTHVMHLHGEVNKARSSVDPNLVYDLDHWKMKMGDTCEKGSQLRPFIVWFGEPVPMIDKAVPIVEMTNIVIVIGTSLAVYPAAGLVNYAPSFAEKYYIDPKGLEGANIHDFNIIQEKAGEGVPQLVTRLMEE
- a CDS encoding peroxidase-related enzyme (This protein belongs to a clade of uncharacterized proteins related to peroxidases such as the alkylhydroperoxidase AhpD.), which codes for MAHHGEGLLKLTKNETLVNQLKSDYNLADISQAQKAMLDYAAKLTERPGDMIASDIDRLREAGFKDRAILDINQIVAYFAYVNRVADGLGVNLEDFWGKK
- a CDS encoding amino acid permease, which encodes MPDQPKLNRVLSLMDATMINAGGIIGSGIFMVPATVALYTASSSLFFMVWILGGIVSLFGALSVAELAAAMPKAGGQYVYLSKAYGPVWGYLYGWTAAAVINTASMAAVGVAGAEYLRFFFPLTNLEVKGIAIITIVLLTIMNIIDVKSSARFQNTLTIGKVSAIIGIIVLGFTLDGGSAQNFSPLFSDKSAFSLIGPLGLAMVAVLWTFDGWIFVTYVAGEVKEPQRNIPLSLIFCMVIVVSVYLAINAVLVYVLGFDQMIVSGSVVSDAASVFLGGNGATIVTLIIVISLFGGNNVNVLTSARIIYAMAKDNRFFKSTGQIHPKFKTPSNALIIQCIWAIILTFSGTFNQLITYIIFASWIFYGMSAGAVIILRKKMPDMERPYKTPFYPWIPIVFVLFAIILTVNTIMEAPRDAAIGTILILAGLPLYYYWKKND